The Methanomassiliicoccus sp. genomic sequence CCCGCCCCGATCACCAGGACGTCCTTGCCCCGGGGGTCCGCATCGGCAGAGAGCAGCGCTTTCTCCAGGCCGGTGACGTCGGTGTTCCTTCCCTCCAGCCTTCCGCTGTGGTTGACGATGACGTTGACCGCCCCCACCCGCTCGGCCAGGGGATCTATGGAATCGAGGTAGGGCATGACCGACGCCTTGTGGGGTATCGTCACGTTCAGTCCCCTGAGGTTCAGGTCCCGGACGAGGTCCATGAGCACCTCTACCTCCTGGTCCTGAGCTGGGAGGAGAAGGTATCGGCCGGGGATGCCCAGGGCCCGGAACGCGCGGTCGTGCATCGCCGGCGACGCCGAGTGACCCAGCGGGTTGCCGGTCAGACCGGTGATTATGGGCTTGTCCCCCAGCGCCTTAAGCGTGACGAGGTCCACTTGCCCGGGGGCCGCCTCCTTCCCCTGCTCCAGGGAGGCGTAGGTGAACGCGCTCCCGAACGCGGCGGGCAGCACCCTGGTCACCTCGCCCAGCGGCCCCATGCCGATCATCACGAAGTGGTTACCGGTGACGGAGAACATCCTCGCGGCCTCGTGGAGGCGGGCCAGGTCGCCTACGCCGTTCACCTGGAACGCCACCTTGGCCACATCGCCCCTGGAGGCCGTGCCGACCAGGGCGTCCAGTATGCCTGAGAGCGGGGGAGTACCGGCGAAGTCATGGTGGGAACAGATGACCCCGGTGTTCTTCAGCTCCCGTCCCATCCGCCGCACCAGGGGGGAGTCGTCCTCGATATCCAAATATTCGAACCCGATGCGGACAGCCCGCCGGAAGAACCGCAGGCGCTCCTCATCTCCCAGCTGGCAGGCGCCTCCCTGCTGTACTGTCCTCAGGGTGGCGATGCGCGGGACGGTCAGACGGCGGAATGGGGAGAGGTCCTCGGGCAGCTTGGCCATGCGGTCGAAGCGCACCTCCAGCAGGTCAGCTCCCCCCTCCTGGGCCGCCAGTCCGGCAGCCACCGCATCCTTGACATTCTCCTCTATCAGGGAAACGCAGACCTTCATCATTTCTCCATTATCGTCTCTTTGATGCTGTGACCGAAGTGCCTGCCGCCCTCTTCCAGCCTGACCAGCACCTTCTGACCGACCTCGAGGTCGGACACGGAGACCGGCCCGTCCGGCGTGCATAGCCGGATCGTCTCCGCATTTTGGAGAATAGTACTGTACCTTTTTCCACTTTCCCCTGCTTCTACGAGCAGCAGGGGCCGCCGCTCGACCTTCGCCCGGCCCACCACGGCCTTCCTCGTGGCGCCCTCGCCGTCCACAGCCAGCACCTCCTCCCCACCCTTCAGCTCGGATAGGTACTTGGTACGGCCGTTGGCCATCAGCACGTAGGAGTGCACAGCGCCAGCGTTCACCCGGAAGGGCCTGGAGGCCACGTACTCCGAGTCCGCGGCCTCCGAACCGACCAGGAATAGGCAGGAGGACTGCGAGCCGACGAGCATGCCCTCCCCGATACGCAGCAGCGAGCAGGTGTCCACGCACACCCGGTCCCCCATGGTTAGGGGATAGATGCCGGTGACGGTGATGGCCGTAAGCTCGGCCTTCGCCGGCCCCTGGAGGTCGAGGGCGACGAACGAGCGCAGGGCGGCCGGGTCGTCGACCTCGATGACGATGCCGTCAGCGCCCCTCTCCATTGTCTCCAGGAACAGCTTGGCTTCTTCTGGCGTGGAAGCGGAAGCCATTAGCTGGGTGTTCGAGCCCTGGAACTCGGCGATGAGGTTCTCCAGAGGAATGACCTTCCAGTCCCGGGCCCGGATGATAAGGTGCTTGACCCTGTCCCTCATGGCCGACGCCTTTGACAGGTCGCCCGGACCAGATATGGTCACTACCGCCCCGATTCTCTCCTCGCCGGACAGGATATCGTCGCCCCTCGCCACCAGCGCCTCGAACCGGCCCAGACGCTTCAGGGCGGCGTCCTCGTCCCGGATGACGATGTTTACGAACCCGGCCTCCAGGGCGGAGGATACGATGCTCTTCCGCTCCTCGTACTCTCCGGGTAGGTCGGCCCGGACCCATATGGTCTTGGGGGACATGCGCTCACTCCAGTTGCTTTAGTGCCTCGTCCACCTCGGCGTCGCGGAGCACGATGTCCGCCACCGCCTTGGTTATACCTGTTACATTGCGGTGCTGGAAGATGTTCCTTCCGATGCTCACCCCCATGCCCCCCGCCTCCAACGAGTCCTTTACCATCTGCAGAAGGTCCCGGTCGGAATCCATCTTCGGCCCTCCGGCGATGACCACGGGAATGATCGCTCCGCGGACGACCTCCCGGAAGGTGTCGATGTCCCCGGTGTAGGAAGTCTTGATGACGTCCGCTCCCAGCTCCATGCCGGCGCGAGCGCACTGCTTGATGAGATCCACGTCGTAACCGTTCTTGATATCCTTGCCCCGGGGGTAGATCATGACCATGAGGGGCACGCCCCATTCGTTGCACTCTCTGGCGATCTGGCCAAAATCGCGCAGCATGTACGGCTCGGTGCTGGCTCCGATATTGACATGGATGGACACGGCGTCCGCTCCCATCTTGATCGCCTCCTCCACCGTGGTCACCAGGACCTTGGAGTTGGGATCCGGGGACAGCGAAGTGGAAGCGGACAGGTGGAGGATGAGCCCGATGTCCCGGCCGAAGCAACG encodes the following:
- a CDS encoding shikimate dehydrogenase, with protein sequence MKVCVSLIEENVKDAVAAGLAAQEGGADLLEVRFDRMAKLPEDLSPFRRLTVPRIATLRTVQQGGACQLGDEERLRFFRRAVRIGFEYLDIEDDSPLVRRMGRELKNTGVICSHHDFAGTPPLSGILDALVGTASRGDVAKVAFQVNGVGDLARLHEAARMFSVTGNHFVMIGMGPLGEVTRVLPAAFGSAFTYASLEQGKEAAPGQVDLVTLKALGDKPIITGLTGNPLGHSASPAMHDRAFRALGIPGRYLLLPAQDQEVEVLMDLVRDLNLRGLNVTIPHKASVMPYLDSIDPLAERVGAVNVIVNHSGRLEGRNTDVTGLEKALLSADADPRGKDVLVIGAGGAARACCAVLERRGARIWVTDRTASRAQELAKRFLGRAAGHGEVTSVGFDMVINCTPLGMKGFPDELPVDPSVFRPGQWAVDLVYNPLVTRFLAEAGGRGAKTLSGMEMLIYQAMDAFEAWTGQRPPYEVMAEGARTG
- a CDS encoding 3-dehydroquinate synthase II — encoded protein: MSPKTIWVRADLPGEYEERKSIVSSALEAGFVNIVIRDEDAALKRLGRFEALVARGDDILSGEERIGAVVTISGPGDLSKASAMRDRVKHLIIRARDWKVIPLENLIAEFQGSNTQLMASASTPEEAKLFLETMERGADGIVIEVDDPAALRSFVALDLQGPAKAELTAITVTGIYPLTMGDRVCVDTCSLLRIGEGMLVGSQSSCLFLVGSEAADSEYVASRPFRVNAGAVHSYVLMANGRTKYLSELKGGEEVLAVDGEGATRKAVVGRAKVERRPLLLVEAGESGKRYSTILQNAETIRLCTPDGPVSVSDLEVGQKVLVRLEEGGRHFGHSIKETIMEK
- a CDS encoding 2-amino-3,7-dideoxy-D-threo-hept-6-ulosonate synthase; translated protein: MSGKSIRMERIIDRNTGRAVIVPVDHGISMGPIQGLVDMKATIDKVSQGGATAVVMHKGVVPYGHRCFGRDIGLILHLSASTSLSPDPNSKVLVTTVEEAIKMGADAVSIHVNIGASTEPYMLRDFGQIARECNEWGVPLMVMIYPRGKDIKNGYDVDLIKQCARAGMELGADVIKTSYTGDIDTFREVVRGAIIPVVIAGGPKMDSDRDLLQMVKDSLEAGGMGVSIGRNIFQHRNVTGITKAVADIVLRDAEVDEALKQLE